The following proteins are encoded in a genomic region of uncultured Vibrio sp.:
- the acpS gene encoding holo-ACP synthase, which yields MAILGLGTDIAEIERIEKALARTGESFAQRILCEEEILKFSQLKQKGRYLAKRFAAKEAASKALGTGIAKGVTFHDFCVTNDELGKPVLSLSGTAQKIAQSMGVSHVHLSLSDERHYAVATVILES from the coding sequence ATGGCTATTTTGGGTTTAGGCACGGACATCGCGGAAATTGAGCGCATTGAAAAAGCGCTGGCTCGCACAGGAGAGTCATTTGCTCAGCGCATTCTTTGTGAAGAAGAGATTCTGAAGTTTTCACAGCTAAAGCAAAAAGGGCGTTATCTTGCCAAACGTTTTGCTGCGAAAGAAGCGGCATCGAAAGCGCTGGGGACTGGCATTGCAAAAGGCGTGACCTTTCACGACTTTTGTGTGACTAACGATGAACTTGGCAAGCCGGTACTTTCCCTGTCTGGTACGGCACAGAAAATAGCGCAAAGCATGGGGGTGAGTCATGTTCATCTTTCACTCTCCGATGAGAGACACTATGCTGTTGCGACCGTGATTTTAGAGTCCTGA
- the lepA gene encoding translation elongation factor 4, producing the protein MKHIRNFSIIAHIDHGKSTLSDRLIQVCGGLSDREMAAQVLDSMDLERERGITIKSQSVTLNYTAKDGETYQLNFIDTPGHVDFAYEVSRSLAACEGALLVVDAGQGVEAQTLANCYTAIEMDLEVVPILNKIDLPAADPERVAEEIEEIVGIDAMEATRCSAKTGLGVEDVLENIVSAIPAPEGDPDAPLQALIIDSWFDNYLGVVSLVRIKNGSLKKNDKIKVMSTGQTWGVDRLGIFTPKRVDTEVLNTGEVGWVVCGIKDILGAPVGDTLTLAKNGSDKPLPGFKKVKPQVYAGLFPVSSDDYENFRDALGKLSLNDASLFYEPENSAALGFGFRCGFLGMLHMEIIQERLEREYDLDLITTAPTVVYEVEKTDGDLLYVDSPAKLPAVNDIEEIREPIARCNILVPSEYLGNVITLCVEKRGMQVDMVYHGNQVAVTYDIPMAEVVLDFFDRLKSTSRGYASLDYNFQRFEASNMVRVDVLLNGDTVDALAMITHKDQSQTRGRQLVEKMKEFIPRQMFDIAIQAAIGNHIIARSTVKQLRKNVIAKCYGGDVSRKKKLLKKQKEGKKRMKQIGNVELPQEAFLAILHVGKD; encoded by the coding sequence ATGAAGCACATTCGTAACTTTTCGATTATCGCCCACATCGACCATGGTAAGTCGACCCTATCAGACCGCCTAATCCAAGTTTGTGGAGGATTGAGCGATCGTGAAATGGCCGCACAGGTTCTGGATTCAATGGATCTTGAACGTGAGCGTGGTATCACCATTAAATCTCAGAGTGTGACGCTAAACTACACCGCTAAAGACGGTGAAACATATCAGCTGAACTTCATCGATACTCCGGGACACGTAGACTTTGCATACGAAGTGTCACGTTCTCTTGCGGCTTGTGAAGGCGCGCTATTGGTGGTTGATGCTGGTCAGGGCGTAGAAGCGCAAACGCTAGCAAACTGTTACACCGCTATCGAAATGGATCTGGAAGTTGTGCCAATCCTAAACAAGATCGATCTTCCTGCCGCCGATCCTGAACGGGTTGCAGAAGAAATTGAAGAAATCGTTGGTATCGATGCGATGGAAGCAACCCGCTGTTCTGCGAAAACAGGCTTGGGTGTTGAAGACGTACTAGAAAACATCGTATCAGCGATTCCAGCGCCAGAAGGCGATCCAGACGCACCGTTACAGGCGCTGATCATCGACTCATGGTTTGATAACTACCTTGGCGTTGTTTCTTTAGTACGAATCAAAAATGGTTCACTGAAGAAGAACGACAAGATCAAAGTCATGAGCACCGGTCAAACTTGGGGTGTAGACCGTTTGGGTATCTTCACACCTAAGCGAGTGGACACTGAGGTTCTAAATACTGGCGAAGTAGGCTGGGTTGTTTGTGGTATTAAAGACATCCTTGGCGCGCCAGTAGGTGATACGCTGACACTGGCGAAAAACGGCAGTGACAAACCACTACCAGGCTTTAAGAAAGTAAAACCTCAGGTATACGCTGGTTTGTTCCCTGTATCATCGGATGACTACGAAAACTTCCGTGATGCGTTAGGTAAATTAAGCCTGAATGATGCGTCACTATTCTACGAGCCAGAAAACTCAGCTGCACTTGGCTTTGGTTTCCGTTGTGGTTTCCTTGGCATGCTGCACATGGAAATTATCCAAGAACGTTTAGAGCGTGAATACGACCTAGACCTAATTACGACTGCGCCTACGGTAGTCTACGAAGTAGAGAAAACCGATGGTGATTTGCTGTATGTCGATAGCCCAGCGAAACTGCCTGCGGTAAACGACATCGAAGAAATCCGCGAGCCGATCGCACGTTGTAACATCCTGGTACCGTCTGAATACCTAGGTAACGTTATCACACTCTGTGTTGAGAAACGTGGTATGCAGGTTGATATGGTTTACCACGGTAATCAAGTTGCAGTGACGTATGACATCCCAATGGCAGAAGTGGTGCTTGATTTCTTTGATCGTCTGAAATCGACTTCTCGCGGTTATGCTTCACTGGACTACAACTTCCAGCGCTTTGAAGCGTCGAACATGGTTCGTGTAGACGTTCTACTGAACGGTGACACCGTTGACGCATTGGCGATGATCACACACAAAGACCAGTCTCAGACTCGTGGTCGTCAGCTGGTAGAGAAGATGAAAGAATTCATCCCTCGTCAGATGTTTGATATCGCTATTCAGGCGGCGATTGGTAACCACATCATTGCGCGTTCTACGGTTAAGCAGCTACGTAAGAACGTAATCGCGAAATGTTACGGTGGTGACGTGAGCCGTAAGAAGAAACTTCTGAAGAAACAGAAAGAAGGTAAGAAACGTATGAAGCAGATCGGTAACGTAGAACTGCCTCAAGAAGCCTTCCTAGCGATTCTTCACGTGGGCAAAGACTAG
- a CDS encoding sigma-E factor negative regulatory protein, producing the protein MADKEKLSALMDGELIDKALIQELGQDQESRKAWQNYHLIGDVMRGEAPAKPEWNIAESVALALENEPVHRAVDSHSANVISITDAPKESQPEPQKAKRQLPGWLTQFGQVAVAACVSLVVILGVQQYGGSGSAVPQAEQLPVLQTVPFAGSAEPVSLTRESVERSMGEANMQEQRERVHAMLRDYELQLRINSDASRQDAPVTPDVE; encoded by the coding sequence ATGGCTGACAAAGAAAAACTTTCAGCTCTCATGGATGGAGAATTGATCGATAAGGCTTTAATTCAAGAATTAGGGCAAGATCAAGAGAGCCGTAAAGCTTGGCAGAATTATCACCTGATTGGTGATGTGATGCGAGGTGAAGCGCCAGCAAAACCTGAATGGAATATTGCTGAAAGCGTGGCGTTAGCGTTAGAAAACGAGCCAGTGCATCGTGCCGTTGACTCGCATAGTGCCAACGTAATCTCAATTACGGATGCACCTAAAGAGTCGCAACCAGAACCGCAAAAAGCCAAACGTCAGCTACCAGGCTGGTTGACTCAATTTGGCCAAGTCGCTGTTGCTGCGTGTGTATCGCTAGTTGTCATTTTAGGTGTACAGCAGTATGGTGGAAGTGGTTCTGCGGTACCTCAAGCTGAGCAATTACCTGTATTGCAAACCGTTCCATTCGCGGGTAGTGCAGAACCTGTGAGTTTAACTCGTGAGTCTGTAGAGCGTTCTATGGGTGAGGCAAATATGCAGGAGCAACGTGAGCGTGTTCATGCTATGCTGCGAGACTACGAATTACAGTTAAGAATTAACAGCGATGCATCTCGGCAAGATGCTCCTGTAACTCCGGATGTTGAATGA
- the rseB gene encoding sigma-E factor regulatory protein RseB, whose translation MKKFLISACALFSVMSSQAFASDKPAEALLHQMSEASKNLSYELSYILIKKNSIEPLLYRHATHGEDQYAHLVYLSGPVREVILRGREVSYIETGSEPFTIESGKMVAPTIPMLNTNIDELNRYYDYVQVGRAREAGVATLVLRIVPKDGLRYSYILWVDEKSKLPLRADLIDRDGEVLEQYRTISYTVNSRIAELMSGLEDVQLPAVLTMPKGEVSTSDWTVGWTPDGFEPNELNRYRMAVSDQMVESQMYSDGLFNFSVYVASKDEHSLKGQLVRQGRRTLHSFVSGDYEISVVGDIPPATAQRIAQSVTFKVTSN comes from the coding sequence ATGAAAAAATTTCTGATCAGCGCTTGCGCTCTGTTCAGTGTGATGTCTTCACAAGCCTTTGCTAGTGATAAACCAGCTGAGGCTTTATTGCATCAAATGAGCGAGGCGAGTAAGAATTTAAGCTACGAGCTCTCTTATATCCTCATCAAAAAAAACAGTATTGAACCTTTGCTGTACCGCCACGCGACTCACGGTGAAGATCAATACGCACACCTTGTCTATTTAAGCGGCCCCGTGCGTGAAGTGATTCTCCGAGGTCGTGAAGTCAGTTACATCGAAACGGGTTCTGAGCCTTTCACGATAGAGTCGGGGAAAATGGTCGCCCCTACCATCCCAATGCTAAACACCAATATTGATGAACTAAATCGTTATTATGATTATGTTCAGGTTGGTCGAGCACGTGAAGCGGGGGTTGCTACCCTGGTGCTGCGTATCGTACCGAAAGACGGTTTACGTTATTCATACATCCTCTGGGTTGATGAAAAGAGCAAGCTTCCGTTGCGAGCGGATCTTATTGATCGTGATGGAGAGGTGTTGGAACAATACCGTACGATCTCATACACAGTAAATTCTAGAATCGCCGAGCTCATGAGCGGTTTAGAAGATGTTCAGCTCCCTGCAGTACTTACTATGCCGAAAGGGGAAGTGAGCACCAGTGATTGGACTGTTGGTTGGACACCTGATGGTTTTGAGCCTAACGAGCTCAATCGCTATCGCATGGCAGTCAGTGACCAAATGGTAGAAAGCCAAATGTATTCCGATGGGCTTTTTAATTTTTCTGTCTACGTCGCGAGCAAAGATGAACATTCATTGAAAGGTCAGCTTGTTCGTCAAGGCCGCAGAACGTTGCACAGTTTCGTCAGTGGTGATTATGAAATCTCCGTCGTGGGCGATATACCACCAGCAACCGCACAGCGCATTGCTCAATCTGTCACATTTAAAGTAACCAGTAACTAA
- the rpoE gene encoding RNA polymerase sigma factor RpoE — MNEQLTDQVLIERVQNGDKQAFNLLVTKYQNKVCNLISRYVSNPGDVPDVAQEAFIKAYRAIPSFRGESAFYTWLYRIAVNTAKNHIVAQGRRPPATDVDAEDAEFYETGSALKEISNPENLTLSKELQRVVFSAIEALPEDLKTAMTLRELDGLSYEEIAEVMDCPVGTVRSRIFRAREAVEKKIKPLLQR, encoded by the coding sequence ATGAACGAGCAGCTGACCGATCAAGTATTGATTGAGCGAGTTCAGAATGGCGATAAGCAAGCATTCAACCTGCTGGTAACGAAGTATCAGAACAAGGTATGTAATCTTATCTCCAGATACGTAAGTAATCCTGGCGATGTTCCAGATGTAGCACAAGAAGCGTTTATCAAGGCTTACCGAGCTATCCCCAGTTTTCGAGGGGAAAGTGCGTTTTATACGTGGCTGTATCGCATTGCAGTGAATACTGCGAAAAATCACATCGTGGCTCAAGGGCGAAGACCCCCAGCGACAGATGTTGATGCTGAAGATGCTGAATTTTACGAAACAGGTAGTGCACTTAAAGAAATTTCGAACCCTGAGAACTTAACGTTGTCCAAAGAATTGCAACGGGTGGTGTTCAGTGCAATCGAAGCGTTACCTGAAGATTTAAAAACAGCAATGACATTGCGAGAGCTTGATGGCTTGAGCTATGAGGAAATTGCTGAAGTAATGGATTGCCCGGTAGGAACGGTACGCTCACGTATCTTCCGTGCTCGTGAAGCGGTGGAAAAGAAAATCAAACCTCTTTTACAGCGCTAG
- the nadB gene encoding L-aspartate oxidase has translation MNTNREHECDVLVVGSGAAGLSLALRVANHCKVMVLSKGPRSEGATYYAQGGIAAVFDESDTIESHVEDTQIAGDGICDEETVRFIAEHSKECVQWLIDGGVPFDREEDDSDEEPRYHLTREGGHSCRRILHAADATGMAMQTSLQDNAHNHPNIHVLERHNALDLITEDKIGGDKNKVIGAYIWNRNEEHVETVRAKFVVLATGGSSKVYQYTSNPDVSSGDGIAIAWRAGCRVANLEFNQFHPTCLYHPEARNFLLTEALRGEGAYLRRPDGSRFMPDFDERKELAPRDVVARAIDFEMKRLGADCMYLDISHKPADFITKHFPTIYSRLMDLGIDMTKEPIPIVPAAHYTCGGVIVDRNGSTDLKNLYAIGEVSYTGLHGANRMASNSLLECVVYAWSAAKDILKHRSEVELAPQLPCWDESQVTNSDEEVIIQHNWHELRLFMWDYMGIVRTDKRLERALRRIQMLQQETHEYYSNFRVSNNLLELRNLLQVAELMVRCAMQRKESRGLHYTLDYPNQLENSGPTILTPAKQLSEQ, from the coding sequence ATGAACACAAATCGTGAACATGAATGTGATGTGTTAGTGGTAGGGAGTGGAGCCGCAGGTTTGTCGTTGGCTTTGCGTGTCGCAAATCACTGTAAAGTAATGGTACTTAGTAAAGGGCCACGTAGCGAAGGGGCGACTTATTACGCCCAGGGTGGTATCGCAGCGGTGTTTGATGAATCAGATACGATTGAATCACACGTTGAAGACACCCAAATCGCAGGCGATGGTATCTGTGATGAAGAGACCGTGAGATTTATCGCAGAGCACTCAAAAGAATGTGTACAGTGGCTCATTGATGGCGGTGTTCCATTCGATCGTGAAGAAGACGACTCCGACGAAGAACCTCGTTACCACCTAACCCGAGAAGGCGGACACAGTTGTCGCCGTATTCTGCACGCTGCAGATGCAACGGGCATGGCGATGCAAACTTCCTTGCAAGATAATGCACACAATCATCCAAACATTCATGTTCTTGAGCGACACAATGCGCTTGACCTGATCACGGAAGATAAAATTGGTGGTGACAAAAATAAAGTCATCGGCGCTTATATCTGGAACCGCAACGAAGAGCATGTAGAAACCGTTCGTGCAAAATTTGTGGTGCTTGCGACAGGTGGTTCTTCGAAAGTATACCAATACACATCTAACCCGGACGTTTCTTCTGGTGATGGTATTGCGATTGCGTGGCGTGCTGGATGCCGTGTGGCAAACTTGGAATTTAACCAGTTCCACCCAACCTGCTTGTACCACCCTGAAGCGCGTAATTTCCTGCTAACTGAAGCACTACGTGGTGAGGGTGCGTATTTACGTCGTCCTGATGGTTCTCGTTTCATGCCCGATTTTGATGAACGTAAAGAGTTAGCTCCACGTGATGTTGTTGCTCGTGCCATCGACTTTGAAATGAAGCGCCTGGGTGCAGATTGCATGTATCTCGATATTAGCCATAAGCCGGCGGATTTCATTACCAAGCACTTCCCGACCATCTACTCTCGCTTGATGGATCTGGGCATTGATATGACTAAAGAGCCAATTCCGATTGTTCCAGCCGCTCACTACACCTGTGGGGGTGTCATTGTCGACAGAAACGGCAGTACAGATCTTAAAAACTTATATGCAATTGGTGAGGTGAGCTACACCGGCCTGCACGGCGCAAACCGCATGGCGTCCAATTCACTATTAGAGTGCGTGGTTTACGCCTGGTCTGCAGCTAAAGACATTCTAAAACACAGATCTGAAGTCGAGCTCGCTCCTCAATTGCCTTGCTGGGACGAAAGCCAAGTCACCAACAGCGATGAAGAGGTTATCATCCAGCATAACTGGCACGAATTACGCCTATTCATGTGGGATTACATGGGTATTGTGCGTACCGATAAGCGTTTGGAGCGAGCACTACGACGCATTCAGATGCTGCAGCAAGAGACGCACGAGTACTACAGTAATTTCCGCGTATCGAATAACTTGCTTGAGCTACGAAACCTGCTTCAAGTTGCTGAACTGATGGTACGCTGTGCGATGCAACGTAAAGAGAGTCGCGGCTTACACTACACACTAGATTACCCAAACCAATTGGAAAACAGTGGCCCGACTATCCTAACCCCTGCTAAGCAGCTATCTGAACAATAA
- the era gene encoding GTPase Era has product MADNEFDIDAYFASHGETSSPENQHCGFIAIVGRPNVGKSTLLNKILGQKISITSRKPQTTRHRIMGVDTDGDYQAIYVDTPGLHIEEKRAINRLMNRAANSSLSDVNLVFFLVDGTHWTKDDEMVLTKLQKSNFPVVLCVNKVDNVQDRTEVMQHMAEMSQKMDFVDVVPISAKQGKNIDVLRKHVRDHLPVATHHFPEEYVTDRSQRFMASEIVREKLMRFTGEELPYSVTVEIERFDYNPETDGFHINALILVERNGQKKMVIGKGGEKIKTIGREARLDMEELFGRKVYLETWVKVKSGWADDERALRSLGYIDDL; this is encoded by the coding sequence ATGGCTGATAACGAATTCGATATCGATGCATACTTTGCATCACATGGTGAAACTAGTTCACCAGAAAACCAGCACTGCGGCTTTATCGCCATTGTTGGTCGTCCAAATGTAGGTAAATCAACGCTTCTGAACAAAATTTTAGGTCAGAAGATATCTATTACCTCTCGTAAGCCGCAAACCACTCGTCACCGTATTATGGGTGTAGACACTGACGGTGATTACCAAGCAATTTACGTTGATACACCTGGGCTTCATATTGAAGAAAAGCGTGCCATCAACCGTTTGATGAACCGTGCGGCAAACTCATCTTTGAGTGATGTGAATCTGGTTTTCTTTTTAGTCGATGGTACTCATTGGACTAAAGACGACGAGATGGTACTGACTAAGCTGCAAAAATCGAACTTCCCGGTTGTACTGTGTGTCAACAAAGTCGACAACGTGCAAGATCGAACTGAAGTGATGCAGCACATGGCGGAGATGTCTCAGAAAATGGACTTTGTCGACGTTGTGCCAATTTCAGCGAAGCAAGGTAAGAACATCGATGTGCTACGTAAACATGTACGCGACCACTTACCAGTAGCGACGCATCACTTCCCAGAAGAGTACGTGACAGACCGTTCACAGCGCTTTATGGCATCCGAAATTGTTCGTGAGAAGCTGATGCGTTTCACGGGTGAGGAGCTTCCTTACTCAGTGACGGTAGAGATTGAACGTTTTGACTACAACCCGGAAACCGATGGTTTCCATATCAATGCCCTGATTCTGGTTGAACGTAATGGCCAGAAGAAAATGGTGATTGGTAAAGGTGGCGAGAAGATCAAAACGATTGGCCGTGAAGCTCGTCTGGATATGGAAGAGCTATTTGGTCGTAAGGTTTATCTCGAGACTTGGGTTAAAGTGAAATCTGGTTGGGCTGACGACGAACGTGCGCTGCGCTCACTAGGTTACATCGACGATCTATAA
- the rnc gene encoding ribonuclease III, producing MNSPIDKLERKLGYQFKDAELINLALTHRSANSKHNERLEFLGDSILSFVIADDLYHRFPKVNEGDMSRMRATLVRGHTLAELGREFDLGDYLKLGPGELKSGGFRRDSILADAVEAIIGAIYLDSDIEAVRGIVLSWYKSRLEAIKPGVSQKDPKTRLQEFLQGRRKPLPVYTVTNIKGEAHNQEFTVECEVAGVDKPVIGKGTSRRKAEQAAAETALEQLTNG from the coding sequence ATGAATTCTCCAATTGATAAACTAGAGCGAAAGCTCGGCTACCAGTTTAAAGATGCCGAGCTTATCAACTTGGCGCTGACTCACCGCAGCGCCAACAGTAAGCATAACGAACGTCTTGAGTTTCTGGGCGATTCAATTTTAAGTTTTGTCATCGCTGATGATCTGTACCATCGTTTCCCTAAAGTGAACGAAGGTGACATGAGCCGTATGCGTGCTACTTTGGTTCGCGGACACACATTGGCGGAGCTGGGTCGTGAATTCGATCTAGGAGATTATTTAAAATTAGGTCCAGGTGAATTGAAGAGTGGTGGCTTTCGCCGCGACTCTATTCTCGCCGATGCGGTGGAAGCCATTATTGGTGCAATTTACCTAGATAGTGATATTGAAGCAGTGCGTGGCATTGTACTGAGCTGGTACAAGTCTCGTCTTGAAGCCATTAAGCCTGGTGTATCACAAAAAGACCCAAAAACTCGCCTCCAAGAGTTCCTGCAAGGCAGAAGAAAACCGCTGCCTGTGTATACAGTGACTAATATTAAGGGTGAAGCGCACAACCAAGAATTTACGGTTGAGTGTGAAGTCGCAGGTGTGGATAAACCTGTAATCGGTAAAGGCACCAGCCGCCGCAAGGCAGAACAGGCGGCAGCGGAAACAGCACTTGAGCAATTAACTAATGGCTGA
- the recO gene encoding DNA repair protein RecO — protein MSNQSSEGLQRCFVLHRRPYSESSLILDVFSEEYGRITLMAKGARSKRSNLKGALQPFTPLLLKWSGKGSMKTLRQAEPISLGLPLTGINLYSAMYVNELIGRVLMAEVPMPALFHDYLHVLTELAQCENPEPALRRFELALLSSMGYGVDFMHCAGTGEPVDADMTYRYREQKGFIASVRRDNLTFLGNELIAISERRFVTKEQLKAAKRFTRIALKPYLGGKPLKSRELFIHTPRARSNGK, from the coding sequence ATGAGTAACCAGTCCTCTGAAGGCTTACAACGCTGCTTTGTTTTGCACCGAAGACCTTACAGTGAATCGAGCTTGATACTTGATGTGTTCAGTGAGGAGTATGGCCGCATCACATTGATGGCCAAAGGCGCGCGTAGCAAACGTTCCAACCTGAAAGGGGCGCTACAGCCATTCACACCACTGTTACTGAAATGGTCAGGCAAAGGGTCGATGAAAACCTTACGTCAGGCCGAACCTATCAGCCTTGGCTTGCCCTTAACAGGTATTAACCTTTACTCCGCTATGTACGTTAATGAATTGATTGGACGTGTATTGATGGCAGAGGTGCCAATGCCAGCCTTGTTTCATGATTATCTGCATGTATTAACCGAGCTTGCTCAGTGTGAGAATCCTGAGCCTGCACTACGCCGTTTTGAGCTGGCCTTGCTCTCTTCTATGGGGTACGGCGTCGACTTTATGCACTGTGCCGGGACGGGTGAACCTGTCGATGCGGACATGACCTACCGTTATCGTGAGCAGAAGGGATTCATTGCTTCAGTGAGGCGTGACAACCTGACGTTTTTAGGCAATGAATTGATTGCAATCAGTGAGCGGCGCTTCGTCACTAAAGAGCAGTTAAAAGCGGCAAAACGCTTTACACGTATAGCCTTAAAGCCGTATCTTGGCGGCAAACCTTTAAAAAGTCGTGAATTGTTTATTCACACACCCAGAGCACGGAGTAATGGAAAATGA
- the lepB gene encoding signal peptidase I — protein sequence MANTFSLILVIVTLVTGVVWLLEKLVFAKKRQAKVAEIEAQTTNGLDAVTLQKVERQPWWVENSVSIFPVIAFVLVLRSFIYEPFQIPSGSMMPTLLVGDFILVEKYAYGIKDPVWRTELVETGKPERGDIVVFKYPPHPSIDYIKRVVGLPGDIVRYSNDKQVCIQSKGESSCKPVKLSNVEESQFSSNGIPMIQLDEKLGNVEHNILVNPLVRNHVEQYFPRSGTTEWVVPQGQYFVMGDNRDNSADSRYWGFVPEANLVGKAVAIWISFEFERGTDSVLPSWIPTGVRFNRIGGIH from the coding sequence ATGGCGAATACATTCTCACTGATTCTGGTTATCGTGACCTTGGTAACTGGTGTGGTTTGGCTTTTGGAAAAGCTGGTGTTTGCGAAAAAACGTCAGGCAAAAGTCGCGGAGATCGAAGCGCAAACCACCAATGGTTTAGATGCAGTAACCCTACAAAAAGTAGAGCGCCAGCCTTGGTGGGTTGAAAATAGTGTATCTATCTTCCCAGTGATCGCGTTTGTACTCGTGTTACGTTCTTTTATCTATGAACCGTTTCAAATCCCGTCAGGCTCAATGATGCCTACCTTGCTGGTCGGGGATTTCATTCTGGTAGAGAAATACGCCTACGGGATAAAAGATCCAGTATGGCGCACTGAGCTAGTAGAAACCGGTAAACCAGAACGTGGCGATATCGTCGTGTTTAAGTATCCTCCTCACCCTAGCATTGACTACATCAAACGTGTGGTTGGTTTGCCAGGTGATATTGTGCGTTACTCAAATGACAAGCAGGTATGTATTCAAAGTAAAGGTGAGTCCAGCTGTAAGCCAGTAAAACTGAGTAATGTCGAAGAGAGTCAATTTAGCTCCAATGGTATCCCGATGATCCAATTGGATGAAAAACTGGGTAACGTTGAGCACAATATTTTGGTTAACCCATTGGTTCGCAACCATGTGGAGCAATACTTCCCACGTAGCGGCACAACAGAATGGGTTGTACCACAAGGTCAGTACTTTGTGATGGGTGATAACCGTGACAACAGTGCAGACAGCCGTTACTGGGGCTTTGTTCCTGAAGCAAACCTAGTCGGCAAAGCTGTCGCCATTTGGATCAGCTTCGAGTTTGAGCGTGGCACAGATAGCGTTCTACCTTCATGGATTCCAACTGGTGTGCGTTTTAACCGCATCGGTGGTATTCACTAA
- the pdxJ gene encoding pyridoxine 5'-phosphate synthase, whose product MSSIYLGVNIDHIATIRNARGTKYPDPVHAAEIAERAGADGITIHLREDRRHILDRDVRILRETLQTRMNLEMAVTDEMVEIALKTKPEFVCLVPEKREELTTEGGLDVVGQLAKVKAATEKLTEAGIKVSLFIDADRQQIDAAKQCGAPYIELHTGHYADATTEEEQQAELKKIAAGASYADDLGIIVNAGHGLTYHNVAPIAALPEIYELNIGHSIIGRAVFDGLDKAVADMKALMIEARK is encoded by the coding sequence ATGAGCTCAATCTATTTAGGCGTTAATATCGATCATATTGCTACTATTCGTAATGCACGTGGTACTAAATATCCGGATCCGGTGCATGCTGCTGAAATTGCCGAGCGAGCAGGTGCCGATGGTATCACCATTCACTTGCGTGAAGATCGCCGACATATTTTGGACCGTGATGTACGTATCCTGCGTGAAACTCTGCAGACGCGCATGAACCTAGAGATGGCCGTAACCGATGAAATGGTTGAGATTGCTCTGAAAACCAAACCTGAATTCGTTTGTTTAGTACCGGAAAAGCGCGAAGAGCTGACGACAGAGGGTGGCCTCGATGTGGTTGGTCAACTGGCTAAAGTGAAGGCGGCGACTGAGAAACTAACCGAAGCTGGTATTAAAGTTTCACTGTTTATTGATGCAGACCGTCAACAGATTGATGCAGCAAAGCAATGCGGTGCGCCATACATTGAACTGCACACTGGTCATTACGCCGATGCGACAACTGAGGAAGAGCAGCAAGCTGAGCTGAAAAAAATTGCAGCAGGTGCGAGCTATGCTGACGACCTGGGTATCATCGTCAATGCGGGTCATGGTTTGACTTACCACAACGTTGCACCTATCGCGGCACTGCCAGAAATCTATGAACTGAACATTGGTCACTCTATCATCGGACGTGCGGTTTTCGATGGCTTGGATAAAGCTGTGGCTGATATGAAAGCTTTGATGATCGAAGCTCGTAAGTAA
- a CDS encoding SoxR reducing system RseC family protein, which translates to MMTALATVTDVKRHGKQYDLDLSCEQQTSCSSCSSQKSCGTGVVTKAIGNKSLSWHLRTEKSVQIGQVVEIGFPESSLIKSAMAVYLLPLFGLILGALFGHLLFAPLLAGGEGVIILSSVLFATGGVWLAKRVSKPLEDESQRQVTLVRVLGEPIQ; encoded by the coding sequence ATGATGACTGCGTTAGCGACAGTGACGGATGTTAAACGTCACGGTAAGCAATATGATCTTGATTTGAGCTGCGAGCAGCAAACCAGCTGCAGCAGCTGTTCATCGCAAAAAAGTTGTGGCACAGGTGTGGTCACCAAAGCCATTGGCAACAAAAGCCTTTCCTGGCATTTGCGTACCGAAAAGTCCGTTCAAATTGGGCAAGTGGTTGAAATTGGTTTCCCTGAATCCAGCTTGATTAAATCTGCGATGGCGGTGTACTTATTGCCGCTATTTGGTTTGATACTCGGTGCGCTTTTCGGTCATCTACTATTCGCTCCTTTACTCGCTGGTGGTGAAGGAGTCATTATTCTCTCTTCAGTACTCTTTGCTACCGGAGGTGTTTGGTTAGCGAAGCGTGTTTCCAAACCACTTGAAGATGAATCACAGCGCCAAGTTACTTTAGTGAGAGTGCTTGGAGAGCCGATCCAGTAA